Proteins encoded together in one Roseibacterium elongatum DSM 19469 window:
- a CDS encoding 3-deoxy-D-manno-octulosonic acid transferase, with translation MGVSPALALYLAWSGRGVAPFAERKLRERLEEGKEDRERLNERRGEPRLLRPEGSLIWFHAASVGESLAILELIRRLLEDRDDLSVLVTTGTVTSAGVMAGRLPERAMHQYIPLDARRFVTGFLDHWRPDVAVWTESELWPTLICETHARGIPMLMINARMSKTSHDKWRFLRGMAKSLLRRFDHALVQDDLSEMYLRRLGLPHWRMEVTGTLKEGAAALPCDEDERSATAAHLGGRPVWLAASTHAGEERMVLDAHRIAVRANPRLLLIIVPRHPERGDEIAQMIQADGWRFNRRTADELPDDEANVYLADTMGELGLWYRISPISFVGGSMEPIGGHNPFEPAALGSAILHGPYVTNFVDIYQRLTEAKAAWLISGPDKLAIAVNDLLNPDRAASMAHAAWEVVSAGSEITDRAVDLVLEHLDKRKERPD, from the coding sequence ATGGGGGTGTCACCGGCACTTGCGCTATATCTGGCATGGTCCGGCCGTGGCGTCGCGCCCTTTGCCGAGCGCAAGCTGCGCGAGCGGCTGGAAGAGGGCAAGGAAGACCGCGAGCGCCTGAACGAGCGCCGGGGCGAGCCGCGCCTGCTGCGCCCCGAGGGGTCCCTGATCTGGTTCCACGCGGCCTCGGTCGGGGAATCGCTGGCCATTCTCGAGTTGATCCGGCGCCTGCTGGAGGACCGCGACGACCTGTCGGTTCTGGTGACCACCGGCACGGTCACCTCGGCCGGCGTGATGGCCGGACGCCTGCCGGAACGGGCGATGCATCAGTATATCCCGCTCGATGCGCGTCGTTTCGTGACCGGGTTCCTCGATCACTGGCGGCCCGATGTCGCCGTCTGGACCGAATCCGAGCTTTGGCCCACGCTGATCTGCGAGACCCATGCGCGCGGCATTCCGATGCTGATGATCAACGCACGCATGTCCAAGACCAGCCATGACAAGTGGCGATTCTTGCGCGGCATGGCCAAATCGCTGTTGCGCCGCTTCGATCACGCGCTGGTGCAGGATGACCTGAGCGAGATGTATCTGCGCCGGCTCGGGCTGCCGCATTGGCGGATGGAGGTGACCGGCACCCTCAAGGAAGGCGCCGCCGCCCTGCCCTGTGACGAGGACGAGCGCAGCGCCACCGCCGCGCATCTGGGCGGGCGTCCGGTCTGGCTGGCCGCCTCGACCCATGCGGGCGAGGAACGCATGGTGCTGGATGCCCACCGGATCGCCGTGAGGGCCAACCCGCGCCTTTTGCTGATCATCGTGCCGCGCCACCCCGAACGGGGTGACGAGATCGCGCAGATGATCCAGGCCGATGGCTGGCGCTTCAACCGCCGCACGGCGGACGAATTGCCCGATGACGAGGCCAACGTCTATCTGGCCGACACGATGGGCGAGTTGGGCCTGTGGTATCGGATTTCCCCGATCAGCTTTGTCGGCGGGTCGATGGAACCGATCGGCGGGCACAATCCGTTCGAGCCTGCCGCGCTTGGGTCGGCCATCCTGCATGGGCCCTATGTCACGAATTTCGTCGATATCTACCAGCGCCTGACCGAGGCCAAGGCCGCCTGGCTGATCTCGGGGCCCGACAAGCTCGCGATTGCGGTCAACGATCTGCTGAACCCCGACCGGGCCGCGTCGATGGCGCATGCCGCGTGGGAGGTGGTCTCGGCCGGGTCCGAGATCACCGACCGGGCCGTCGATCTGGTGCTGGAGCATCTGGACAAGCGCAAGGAGCGCCCCGACTGA
- a CDS encoding 3'(2'),5'-bisphosphate nucleotidase CysQ has product MPETTPAEDLDLLIAAARTAGTIAQQHFRANPEIWQKGDESPVTEADIAIDRVLRTDLLAARPGYGWLSEETEDDAERLDDDRVFILDPIDGTRAFIDGQDSYAHALAVAEHGRVIAGVVYLPEKDKLYAAARDLGATLNGQPIRASAQRSEAGAQLLATKPTMKEAHWPGGIPPVKRVYRPSLAYRMALVAEGHFDGMATFRPTWEWDIAAGAILIEESGGIVTDGHGRDLRFNRRHPQADGVLTASPGLHAALLGRRRTA; this is encoded by the coding sequence GTGCCTGAGACCACACCTGCCGAAGACCTGGACCTGCTGATCGCGGCGGCCCGCACCGCCGGCACGATCGCGCAGCAGCATTTTCGCGCCAATCCCGAGATCTGGCAGAAAGGCGACGAAAGCCCCGTGACCGAGGCCGATATCGCCATCGACCGTGTCCTGCGCACCGATCTGCTGGCGGCGCGGCCGGGATACGGCTGGCTGTCGGAAGAGACCGAGGATGATGCCGAGCGGCTGGACGATGATCGCGTCTTCATCCTGGACCCGATCGACGGCACCCGCGCCTTCATCGATGGTCAGGACAGCTACGCCCACGCGCTGGCCGTGGCCGAACATGGCCGGGTGATCGCCGGTGTCGTTTACCTGCCGGAGAAGGACAAACTCTATGCCGCTGCGCGGGATCTGGGCGCAACGCTGAACGGGCAGCCCATTCGCGCCTCGGCGCAACGCAGCGAGGCCGGCGCGCAATTGCTGGCGACCAAACCCACCATGAAGGAGGCGCATTGGCCCGGCGGCATCCCGCCGGTCAAACGGGTCTACCGCCCCTCGCTGGCCTATCGAATGGCCTTGGTGGCCGAGGGACATTTCGACGGTATGGCCACGTTTCGCCCGACATGGGAATGGGACATCGCCGCAGGCGCCATTCTTATAGAGGAATCTGGCGGCATCGTCACGGATGGCCATGGCAGGGACCTGCGTTTCAACCGGCGCCACCCCCAGGCCGATGGCGTACTGACGGCGTCACCCGGCCTGCATGCGGCGCTGCTGGGGCGGCGCCGCACCGCCTGA
- the lpxK gene encoding tetraacyldisaccharide 4'-kinase yields MRAPLFWHQAPGVVSTLLGPLGAVYAAGTRRRLARGSRARVGVPVICVGNINAGGTGKTPTAMALAMRLSARGIKAHAVTRGYGGNLEGPVQVRELSHTADETGDEALLLAAFLPTWVAKDRAAGARAAVEAGAEAIILDDGFQNAALAHDLSLVVVDAHKGFGNGRVIPAGPLREPVATGLARADLLLSIGPEGAQDRFAAEWGDNIPIPHAKGHLAALPTGLPLNGLPVLAFAGIGHPEKFFQTLKGLGADLRSVHALDDHQPLTDTLMTRMLREAKQLGAQVVTTEKDAVRLPTELRPKVMTVPVRLEVPDWAPIDAQLNRIFQT; encoded by the coding sequence ATGCGTGCGCCGCTGTTCTGGCATCAAGCGCCCGGTGTGGTGTCGACATTGCTGGGGCCGCTGGGGGCGGTTTACGCGGCCGGAACGCGGCGCAGGCTGGCGCGGGGGTCGCGCGCGCGGGTCGGTGTGCCGGTGATCTGCGTCGGCAACATCAACGCGGGCGGCACGGGCAAGACCCCCACGGCGATGGCGCTTGCGATGCGCCTGTCGGCCCGCGGGATCAAGGCGCATGCCGTCACGCGCGGTTATGGCGGCAACCTCGAGGGACCGGTGCAGGTGCGCGAGCTATCGCACACGGCCGATGAAACCGGCGACGAGGCGCTGCTGCTGGCCGCCTTTCTGCCGACATGGGTGGCCAAGGATCGCGCCGCCGGGGCCAGGGCCGCGGTCGAGGCCGGGGCCGAGGCGATCATCCTCGATGACGGGTTTCAGAACGCGGCACTGGCCCATGACCTGTCCCTCGTCGTGGTCGATGCGCATAAAGGCTTTGGTAATGGCCGCGTGATCCCGGCAGGCCCCTTGCGCGAGCCGGTTGCGACCGGCCTGGCGCGGGCCGATCTGCTGCTGTCGATCGGACCCGAGGGCGCGCAGGACAGATTTGCGGCAGAATGGGGCGACAATATCCCGATACCGCACGCCAAGGGGCACCTTGCGGCGCTGCCCACCGGGTTACCGCTGAACGGTTTGCCGGTTCTGGCCTTTGCCGGAATCGGGCATCCCGAAAAGTTCTTTCAGACGCTCAAGGGGCTAGGGGCCGATCTCCGCTCGGTTCACGCGCTGGACGATCACCAGCCCCTGACCGACACGCTGATGACGCGGATGCTGCGCGAGGCCAAGCAACTGGGTGCCCAAGTCGTCACGACCGAAAAGGACGCCGTGCGTCTGCCCACCGAATTGCGCCCCAAGGTGATGACGGTCCCCGTCAGGCTGGAGGTGCCCGACTGGGCCCCGATCGACGCGCAGCTGAATCGCATCTTTCAGACCTGA
- a CDS encoding DUF721 domain-containing protein, translated as MARTATPSPKPPARRKRGFERAATLVAGDLRGPAEKRGFAEARLLTHWPEIVGAEIAEIALPVRITYGRGFGGTLVLLTTGANAPILEMRREDIVVRVNACYGYRAVSRVQVTQTAPTGFAEGRVAFAPKPKPGKVPPDPERLERATAGLTHIEDEGLRNALAALARNVLTNRQT; from the coding sequence ATGGCCCGCACAGCCACCCCATCGCCCAAACCGCCCGCCCGCCGCAAGCGCGGGTTCGAACGTGCGGCCACGCTTGTGGCCGGGGATCTGCGGGGGCCCGCGGAGAAGCGCGGCTTTGCCGAGGCGCGGCTGTTGACCCACTGGCCCGAGATCGTCGGCGCCGAGATTGCCGAGATCGCCCTTCCCGTGCGCATCACCTATGGGCGCGGCTTTGGTGGCACCTTGGTGCTGCTGACCACCGGGGCCAATGCGCCGATCCTCGAGATGCGGCGCGAGGATATCGTTGTGCGCGTGAATGCCTGCTACGGTTACCGCGCCGTCAGCCGGGTCCAAGTGACCCAGACCGCGCCCACCGGTTTTGCCGAGGGGCGCGTCGCCTTTGCCCCGAAACCCAAACCGGGCAAGGTGCCACCCGATCCCGAGCGCCTGGAACGGGCCACCGCCGGCTTGACCCATATCGAGGACGAGGGGCTGCGCAACGCGCTTGCGGCCCTTGCCCGGAACGTTTTAACCAACAGACAGACTTGA
- a CDS encoding DUF2125 domain-containing protein, with translation MSHIPQIARSLFICTLGLAAPAHAQVSAADLWADWQATAAASGQEMTAEVTETETGLVLTDFTTSFEQDGTTNTGHVAQITLTEMPDGQVEITLSDTYTATVSFPEYDGGPLVTLTFELTHDGLDIVASGDEDSRSYDYSADAIALNLAEISAESSPPEITFTMQGRDLISSYDQQGTDPATQRFTSESTMGAAEAMFEVIPPEGLDGRLKVAFTIAEIASTADGAVGALALAGQAGATGALPEGFDISGDIAYARFLMDIAFDDGSGVFDMSYVNGGGRFATTLSQGALGYDIATRDMTTRISGSEIPIPIDLSVGAAEISLTAPLSASEQPQDAALTLAYEDVTMAEAMWAMFDPTRQIPRDPASVVLDLTAQLRLFLDLTAPEAMAMETPPGELRALTLNDMRLSLGGAELTGTGDMTFAEGQEVPMPVGAVELNLSGGNGLLDQLVAAGLVPAEQAAMARGIAGMFSRPGAFPDTLETTIAFGEGGTVTANGVPLQ, from the coding sequence ATGTCGCATATCCCACAGATCGCCCGCAGCCTTTTCATTTGCACCCTCGGACTGGCCGCCCCCGCCCATGCCCAGGTCAGCGCCGCAGATCTGTGGGCCGACTGGCAGGCAACCGCCGCCGCATCGGGCCAGGAGATGACCGCCGAGGTCACCGAGACCGAGACCGGCCTTGTCCTGACCGATTTCACCACCTCCTTCGAACAGGATGGCACCACCAACACCGGCCATGTCGCGCAGATCACCCTGACGGAGATGCCCGACGGACAGGTCGAGATCACGCTGTCGGACACCTACACCGCGACGGTCAGTTTCCCGGAATACGATGGCGGGCCGCTGGTCACGCTGACCTTCGAGTTGACGCATGACGGGCTGGACATCGTGGCCAGCGGCGACGAAGACAGCCGCAGCTACGACTACAGCGCCGACGCCATCGCGCTGAACCTCGCCGAGATCAGCGCCGAGAGCTCCCCGCCGGAGATTACCTTCACGATGCAGGGCCGCGATCTGATCAGCAGCTACGACCAGCAGGGGACCGACCCCGCCACTCAGCGCTTCACCAGCGAAAGCACGATGGGCGCGGCCGAGGCCATGTTCGAGGTCATCCCGCCCGAGGGTCTGGACGGCCGCCTGAAGGTGGCCTTTACCATCGCGGAAATCGCTTCGACCGCGGACGGGGCGGTGGGCGCGCTGGCCCTGGCGGGACAGGCCGGGGCGACCGGCGCGCTGCCCGAAGGGTTCGATATCAGCGGCGACATCGCCTATGCGCGTTTTCTGATGGATATCGCCTTCGATGACGGGTCGGGCGTATTCGACATGAGCTATGTCAATGGCGGCGGGCGCTTTGCGACAACGCTGTCCCAGGGCGCGCTTGGCTATGACATCGCCACGCGGGACATGACGACCCGGATTTCCGGCAGCGAGATCCCGATCCCCATCGACCTGTCTGTCGGGGCGGCCGAGATCAGCCTGACCGCGCCGCTTTCGGCCTCAGAGCAACCGCAGGACGCCGCCCTGACCCTCGCCTACGAGGATGTCACCATGGCCGAGGCGATGTGGGCCATGTTCGACCCGACCCGCCAGATCCCGCGCGATCCGGCCTCGGTCGTGCTGGACCTGACGGCGCAACTGCGCCTGTTTCTCGACCTGACCGCACCCGAGGCGATGGCGATGGAGACGCCGCCGGGCGAACTGCGCGCCCTGACGCTGAACGACATGCGCCTGTCGCTGGGTGGGGCCGAATTGACCGGCACAGGGGACATGACCTTTGCCGAGGGGCAGGAGGTTCCGATGCCGGTGGGGGCGGTCGAGTTGAACCTGTCGGGCGGCAATGGCCTGCTGGATCAACTGGTGGCCGCGGGTCTTGTCCCCGCCGAACAGGCGGCGATGGCGCGCGGCATCGCGGGCATGTTCAGCCGGCCGGGGGCGTTCCCCGATACGCTCGAGACCACGATCGCGTTCGGCGAGGGCGGGACCGTCACGGCCAATGGCGTTCCGCTGCAATAA
- a CDS encoding TldD/PmbA family protein, translating into MTETSLAPLAHAMIEAAQRAGAEAADALVVDGTSLSIGVLKGALEQAERAEGIEIGLRVTVGPRQATVSASDTRPETLAEMAERAVAMARLAPEDATVGLADADQLSERRDGAGLDMLDPNDDPDPAALEQAALRAEAAALAVSGVSQVQSASAGYSRHRIHLAATNGFSGGYARSDFGLSCVAITGKGLSMERDYFGDGRNHAADLLSPEEIGRRAAERAVARANARQPKTGAYPVIYDERISSGLIGHLLAATNGSAIVRGASWARDLLGQQVLPTDLDLVEDPHRPRTSGSRPFDAEGLPTTRRAIVENGVLTGWTLDLATGRKLGLPSTGNAARGTGGPPSPSVGNIALTQGDQSLQDLMAEIGTGLLVTSLIGSSINATTGDYSRGASGFWIEGGEIAYPVNECTIAGNLRDMLLSIRPANDARTHLSRVVPSLLVEGMTLAGA; encoded by the coding sequence ATGACCGAAACCTCACTTGCCCCGCTTGCCCATGCCATGATCGAGGCCGCGCAACGGGCCGGGGCCGAGGCCGCCGATGCGCTGGTCGTCGACGGCACGTCGCTGTCCATCGGCGTTCTGAAAGGCGCATTGGAACAGGCCGAGCGCGCCGAGGGCATCGAGATCGGCCTGCGCGTCACGGTCGGGCCCCGGCAGGCGACGGTGTCGGCCTCGGATACCCGCCCCGAGACCCTGGCCGAAATGGCCGAGCGCGCGGTGGCCATGGCCCGCCTTGCACCGGAGGATGCAACCGTCGGTCTGGCCGATGCCGATCAGTTGAGCGAGCGGCGCGATGGCGCCGGGCTCGACATGCTCGACCCCAATGACGACCCCGACCCGGCCGCGCTGGAACAGGCCGCGCTGCGCGCCGAAGCCGCCGCACTGGCGGTCTCAGGCGTCAGCCAAGTGCAATCGGCCAGTGCTGGCTATTCGCGCCACCGTATCCACCTGGCCGCGACCAACGGCTTTTCCGGTGGTTACGCGCGCAGCGATTTCGGTCTGTCCTGCGTTGCCATCACCGGCAAGGGGCTGTCGATGGAGCGCGACTATTTCGGCGATGGCCGCAACCATGCCGCCGACCTTCTGTCGCCCGAAGAGATCGGCCGCCGCGCTGCCGAGCGTGCCGTGGCGCGCGCCAATGCCCGCCAGCCCAAGACCGGCGCCTACCCCGTCATCTACGATGAACGCATCTCCTCGGGTCTGATCGGGCATCTGCTGGCCGCCACCAATGGCAGCGCCATCGTGCGCGGCGCAAGCTGGGCGCGCGATCTGCTTGGACAGCAGGTCCTGCCCACGGATCTTGATCTTGTAGAGGATCCGCATCGCCCCCGCACCTCCGGCTCGCGCCCCTTCGATGCCGAGGGGTTGCCGACCACGCGCCGTGCCATCGTCGAAAACGGCGTGCTGACGGGATGGACACTCGACCTGGCCACCGGGCGCAAGCTCGGGTTGCCCTCGACCGGCAACGCCGCGCGCGGAACGGGAGGGCCGCCTTCGCCCTCGGTTGGCAACATCGCGCTGACACAAGGCGACCAGAGTTTGCAGGATCTGATGGCCGAGATCGGCACGGGCCTGCTGGTGACTTCGCTGATCGGATCGTCGATCAACGCCACCACGGGCGATTATTCACGCGGTGCGTCGGGCTTTTGGATCGAGGGGGGCGAAATTGCCTATCCCGTCAACGAATGCACCATCGCGGGCAATCTGCGCGACATGCTGCTGTCGATCCGGCCCGCCAATGATGCGCGCACCCATCTCAGCCGCGTAGTCCCATCGCTGCTGGTCGAAGGGATGACGCTTGCCGGTGCCTGA
- a CDS encoding DsbA family protein, with amino-acid sequence MTIDRRTLLIAGAGAGALGLGGYSLLQGPKTPAPLLPMGMAHAQTAADGAAPEVLDMALGAEDAPVTLYEYASFTCPHCATFHSNVKPRLIEDYIEPGLVRFIYREVYFDRPGLWAGMVARCGGEMRYFGIVDLIYERQRDWVQGSPADMVESLRAIGRTAGLTNDELDACLTDADMARAMLASYEANMEVHPIEGTPAVVINDEVLGNMSYEDLSGLLDAALEEAQADG; translated from the coding sequence ATGACCATCGACCGCAGAACCCTTTTGATCGCCGGCGCAGGCGCGGGCGCACTGGGCCTTGGCGGCTACAGCCTGCTGCAAGGGCCGAAAACGCCCGCCCCGCTGTTGCCCATGGGCATGGCCCATGCCCAGACCGCTGCGGATGGCGCGGCCCCCGAGGTGCTGGACATGGCGCTTGGCGCCGAGGACGCGCCGGTGACGCTGTATGAATACGCCTCGTTCACCTGCCCGCATTGCGCGACCTTCCACAGCAATGTGAAGCCACGCCTGATCGAGGACTACATCGAACCCGGCCTTGTCCGGTTCATTTATCGCGAGGTCTATTTCGATCGGCCCGGCCTGTGGGCGGGCATGGTCGCGCGCTGCGGCGGCGAGATGCGCTATTTCGGGATCGTCGACCTGATCTATGAGCGCCAGCGCGACTGGGTGCAGGGCAGCCCGGCCGACATGGTCGAAAGCCTGCGTGCCATCGGCCGCACCGCCGGCCTGACGAATGACGAACTGGACGCCTGCCTGACCGATGCGGACATGGCCCGCGCCATGCTGGCCAGCTATGAGGCCAACATGGAGGTGCACCCGATCGAGGGGACTCCCGCCGTGGTGATCAATGACGAGGTCCTGGGCAACATGAGCTACGAGGATCTGTCCGGCCTTCTGGATGCCGCCCTCGAAGAGGCCCAGGCCGACGGATGA
- a CDS encoding DUF4170 domain-containing protein has translation MPQRLHLVFGGELVDPQRTEFANTDDIHIVGMFPDYASAYDAWKAEAQRTVDNAHMRYFIAHIHRLRDEEQEVSPTEELGG, from the coding sequence ATGCCCCAACGCCTGCACCTCGTTTTCGGCGGAGAACTGGTCGACCCGCAGCGCACGGAATTCGCCAATACCGACGACATCCATATCGTCGGCATGTTCCCCGATTATGCCAGCGCCTATGACGCTTGGAAGGCCGAAGCACAGCGCACCGTGGACAACGCCCATATGCGCTATTTCATCGCCCATATCCATCGCCTGCGCGACGAAGAGCAGGAGGTCTCGCCGACCGAGGAACTGGGCGGCTGA
- the mutY gene encoding A/G-specific adenine glycosylase, protein MRDEGIQNALLGWYDTHARDLPWRVGPTARKNGALPDPYGVWLSEVMLQQTTVAAVRDYFLRFTTLWPTVGDLAAAEDAAVMGEWAGLGYYARARNLLKCARVVAGEFGGRFPDTEDGLRDLPGIGPYTAAAIASIAFDRPAVVMDGNVERVMARLFAVQTPLPAAKPELKTLAARLTPADRPGCHAQAVMDLGATICTPRNPACGICPVMTACAARKAGIAADLPTKAPKKAKPTRHGIAYLVQRVDGAWLLETRPDKGLLGGMLGWPGSDWTEGAPTDAPPVAADWRDPGLEVRHTFTHFHLSLSLRLACVGLDTVPQRGEFHDLATFRPANLPTVMRKAFDLAKGAMPATSAPH, encoded by the coding sequence TTGCGTGACGAGGGGATACAGAATGCCCTTTTGGGCTGGTACGACACCCATGCCCGCGACCTGCCATGGCGGGTCGGCCCCACGGCACGGAAAAACGGCGCCTTGCCCGACCCCTATGGCGTCTGGTTGTCCGAGGTGATGCTGCAACAGACCACCGTTGCGGCGGTCAGGGACTACTTTCTGCGCTTCACGACGCTTTGGCCGACGGTCGGCGATCTGGCCGCGGCCGAGGATGCGGCGGTGATGGGCGAATGGGCGGGCCTTGGATACTACGCGCGGGCGCGGAACCTGCTGAAATGCGCGCGGGTGGTGGCCGGCGAGTTCGGCGGGCGGTTCCCCGACACCGAGGACGGATTGCGCGACTTGCCCGGGATCGGCCCCTACACCGCCGCCGCCATCGCCTCGATCGCCTTTGACCGGCCAGCCGTTGTGATGGACGGCAATGTCGAACGGGTGATGGCGCGGCTTTTCGCCGTGCAAACGCCCCTGCCCGCCGCCAAGCCCGAGCTCAAGACCCTTGCCGCGCGGTTGACGCCCGCGGATCGGCCGGGGTGTCACGCGCAGGCCGTGATGGACCTTGGCGCCACGATCTGCACCCCGAGGAACCCGGCCTGCGGGATTTGCCCGGTGATGACGGCCTGTGCCGCGCGCAAGGCGGGCATCGCCGCAGACTTGCCGACCAAGGCACCGAAGAAGGCCAAGCCCACGCGCCACGGCATCGCCTATCTGGTGCAGCGCGTGGATGGGGCGTGGCTATTGGAAACGCGACCCGACAAGGGGCTGCTCGGCGGGATGCTGGGCTGGCCCGGCAGCGACTGGACCGAGGGCGCGCCTACGGATGCGCCGCCCGTTGCCGCCGATTGGCGCGATCCGGGGTTGGAGGTGCGCCATACCTTTACGCATTTCCACCTGTCCCTGTCGCTGCGACTGGCCTGCGTTGGGCTGGACACGGTGCCGCAAAGGGGCGAATTCCATGACCTTGCCACATTCCGGCCCGCGAACCTGCCCACGGTCATGCGAAAAGCCTTCGACCTCGCCAAGGGGGCCATGCCCGCGACATCGGCGCCGCATTGA
- a CDS encoding CaiB/BaiF CoA transferase family protein, protein MTAPLTGVRVLELARILAGPWAGQTLADLGAEVIKVEAPQGDDTRRWGPPFVVRDGDTSAAYFHSCNRGKKSVTVDFRTEAGQARVTELARDADVVIENFKLGGLAKYGLDYDSLRAINPGLIYCSITGFGQTGPYAHRAGYDYIIQGMSGVMSVTGDPSGQPQKVGIAVTDILTGLYSVNAILAALRLRDQTGQGQHIDMGLFDVATAFMANQAMNYLTTGTPPERIGNAHQNLTPYQVFDCADGWIIIATGNDAQYQRLCRLLGLDDMAAAPEFLTNADRIANRDEMTRRLTEATLKRSKAELLAACEAQGVPAGPINDLAEVFADPQVQARGMQIELDGVPGVRPPFRFSDAELALDRPAPKLGEDDDIPGWS, encoded by the coding sequence ATGACCGCCCCGCTGACCGGCGTTCGGGTCCTTGAACTCGCCCGTATCCTGGCCGGCCCCTGGGCCGGTCAGACGCTGGCCGATCTAGGGGCCGAGGTCATCAAGGTCGAGGCCCCGCAAGGCGATGATACCCGCCGCTGGGGGCCGCCTTTCGTCGTCCGGGACGGCGACACCTCGGCCGCATATTTCCATTCCTGCAATCGCGGCAAGAAATCGGTTACCGTCGATTTCCGCACCGAAGCCGGGCAGGCGCGCGTCACGGAGCTTGCCCGCGACGCCGATGTCGTCATCGAGAATTTCAAGCTTGGCGGGCTGGCGAAATACGGCCTCGATTACGACAGTCTGCGCGCCATCAACCCCGGTCTGATCTACTGTTCCATCACCGGGTTCGGGCAGACGGGGCCTTATGCCCACCGCGCGGGGTACGATTACATCATCCAGGGCATGAGCGGCGTGATGTCCGTGACGGGTGACCCCTCGGGTCAGCCGCAAAAGGTGGGCATTGCGGTCACCGATATTCTCACCGGTCTCTATTCCGTCAATGCCATCCTTGCCGCGCTGCGCCTGCGCGACCAGACGGGGCAGGGCCAGCATATCGACATGGGCCTTTTCGACGTCGCAACCGCCTTCATGGCGAACCAGGCGATGAACTACCTGACCACCGGCACCCCGCCTGAGCGGATTGGCAACGCGCATCAGAACCTGACGCCCTATCAGGTGTTCGACTGCGCCGATGGCTGGATCATCATCGCCACGGGCAACGACGCGCAATACCAGCGGCTGTGCCGTCTGCTGGGCCTCGACGACATGGCCGCAGCGCCCGAGTTTCTGACCAACGCCGACCGCATCGCCAATCGCGACGAGATGACCCGGCGATTGACCGAGGCGACGCTGAAACGTTCCAAGGCCGAGTTGCTGGCCGCCTGCGAGGCGCAGGGCGTGCCCGCCGGGCCGATCAACGACCTGGCCGAGGTGTTCGCCGATCCGCAGGTGCAGGCACGTGGCATGCAGATCGAGTTGGATGGCGTACCGGGCGTGCGCCCGCCTTTCCGCTTTTCCGATGCCGAGCTGGCGCTGGACCGGCCCGCGCCCAAGCTTGGGGAAGATGACGACATCCCCGGCTGGAGTTGA